Proteins from a genomic interval of Odontesthes bonariensis isolate fOdoBon6 chromosome 7, fOdoBon6.hap1, whole genome shotgun sequence:
- the LOC142384652 gene encoding NAD-dependent protein deacetylase sirtuin-3: protein MNRSRVSWDKKVPQPQVSRITRSSSSQARHTNPAEPQDSRPCPYGKQRRKQTDSALARNLGQMSVSRQDILPTSKGKLSQASRDPVQSSKSDRGSSSSSGPKSSSWGGLASVARLVKLGRCKNVVVVAGAGISTASGIPDFRTPGTGLYANLEKYNIPYPEAIFNIDYFSSDPQPFFSLAKALYPGGHRPNYIHYFIRMLHHKGLLLRMYTQNIDGLEKLCGIPDDKLVEAHGSFATASCHLCYTPYPAEEAKDAIINGNIPTCSFCAATVKPDVVFFGEDLPQKYFLHINDFPKADLLIIMGTSLQIEPFASLVNTVRSTVPRLLLNRHTVGPFERIPLRRGDHMELGDLVDTVQRFAEMLGWSSEIEELMRSQETLNIPAFSCSLQSQSNQMSCQSRAASAPEGTVETSRSRARAQTAASSGGEETDSDTDCKSSASSNPSN, encoded by the exons ATGAACAGGTCCAGGGTCAGCTGGGATAAAAAAGTCCCACAGCCTCAGGTCAGCAGGATCACCCGCAGCTCCAGCTCTCAGGCCAGGCACACCAACCCCGCTGAGCCACAGGACTCAAGGCCGTGCCCATATGGAAAACAACGAAGGAAGCAGACCGATTCAGCTCTGGCCAGAAACCTCGGCCAGATGAGTGTGAGCAGACAGGACATTTTACCCACAAG tAAAGGAAAGCTTTCCCAAGCAAGCAGGGATCCGGTGCAGTCCTCTAAGTCTGATCGGGGCAGTTCATCTTCATCCGGTCCCAAGTCATCCTCTTGGGGCGGTCTCGCCTCCGTGGCTCGGCTCGTGAAGCTCGGGCGCTGTAAGAACGTGGTGGTGGTGGCTGGAGCAGGAATCAGCACGGCCAGTGGCATCCCAGACTTCAG GACTCCAGGAACTGGTCTCTACGCCAACTTGGAGAAGTACAACATCCCTTACCCAGAAGCCATTTTCAACATTGACTACTTCTCCAGTGACCCACAGCCTTTCTTCTCCTTGGCCAAGGCTCTGTATCCTGGCGGCCACCGACCCAACTACATTCACTACTTCATCCGCATGCTTCATCACAAAGGTCTGCTGCTCCGAATGTACACGCAGAACATTGACGGACTGGAGAAAT TGTGCGGCATCCCAGATGACAAGCTTGTGGAGGCCCACGGTAGTTTTGCCACAGCTTCCTGTCACCTGTGCTACACTCCATATCCTGCTGAGGAGGCTAAA GATGCTATTATAAACGGAAACATCCCCACATGCTCATTCTGCGCCGCAACCGTAAAACcagatgttgtgttttttggagAGGACCTGCCCCAGAAATATTTCCTCCACATCAATGACTTCCCAAAAGCAGACCTGCTCATCATCATGGGCACATCTTTACAG ATTGAGCCATTTGCTAGCCTGGTGAATACGGTGCGGTCCACGGTGCCACGTCTTCTCCTGAACCGACACACTGTGGGCCCCTTTGAGAGGATTCCACTGCGGAGGGGAGACCACATGGAGCTGGGTGATCTGGTCGATACTGTGCAGAGGTTTGCCGAAATGCTCGGCTGGAGCAGTGAGATTGAAGAGCTGATGAGGAGTCAGGAAACATTG AACATCCCTGCGTTCTCGTGCAGCCTTCAGTCACAGAGCAATCAGATGTCATGTCAGAGCAGAGCAGCATCAGCGCCTGAAGGCACGGTGGAAACGTCCAGGTCCAGAGCAAGAGCTCAAACTGCAGCCAGCAGCGGCGGCGAGGAGACGGACTCGGACACGGACTGCAAAAGCTCTGCATCATCCAACCCAAGCAACTAA